The Gracilinanus agilis isolate LMUSP501 unplaced genomic scaffold, AgileGrace unplaced_scaffold46968, whole genome shotgun sequence DNA window aaaaaaaaaaaaacagggatgaAAAATACACCAGATAGGAAAAAAACAGCAAGAAAAATTGTTAAAACTCCTCCTCCTGGGGTTTTAAAATGTCCAGGAGTAGTAAAAGAACTTAAAGGAAGTTTGTCAATGAGCTTAGAGGGGGAACAGTCTTCACCTATTGACATAGAATGTTCAAGTCTCAACCAACCCCTGAGGAGCTCAATAGAATTCTCTCATTTCCAATATAGGGTGATTGCCAAAGAGTgaatttcctcccttttcctatGCCATTCTCTACCCCAGAACACCTGAGGTTGCCATTTGAAATAGGGAAACTGCTAACACAGTTGACAACTAGGGCACACCCATACACCCACGAGTGACAGGAATGACACAGGACAAAAAGGGATATTCAAGGgatgtgggaattgggagaaatcACCTTAACTTGGAAATGACAGTTGGCAGTTTTACTGGTCAGCCTAGCCAGGGAAAAGGGAAGGTTTAAAGACTATCTTTCTGTGGGTTAAATCTTGGGTTTGGAGAAAGGCACAGAAGTAAAGATAACCTGTTATTAAAGCTTAGGGGTTAGGGAATGGACAGACTAAACTAATTTCTAATGGATAAACTCAAGCAAAGGGAGTGGGACACATAACACCTTAGGGATAAACTCAGGGTTAGATGTCTGGGAAATCCCTTCACTAACACTATGGCAGGTAGGCAGCCAGGACACAAGGGAAGAATGGGTTCTCATGCAGATGACCATGATCTATTGCTCAGATGTATCAGCTGGTTCAGGATCACAGGTAAACCACCTAGTAAATCCACAGGGAAGACAGGGAGAAAAATGTATCTTTttgtccaccaaacaagacaGCTAATCTCAACCTGATCTTCTTGCACTTGATAGATGGAAATGATGCTTTGCAAATGTTTACCAAGGCACAATGATAACCCAAAAATCCACAGGCTCTCTGGTCAGTGGAGGTTCAACTCCACCAAACTCCACCAAACCCCCAACTGCCATATATAGAGTCCTCTGTGTCCAGTTCCTTGCTGTATTCTAGGTTGGAATTTTTagctcctgcctgcctgcctggctAAATCTGATTTTGGACTCCTAACACCTAATTCCTTATTGTTGAAAACTATTCAACATCagcagataatctgataagggcAGCTTAGTTCATAAGAAAGTAAGGGGACAAGGGGGATCTTTCTGTTAGGTCTTAGCTGCTTCTCCTTCACTGGCGGCATGgagttttatttatctagatttcaagactcatttcacataaaagaacCCCCGGAAACTTTGCATTGTGCAGTCAAGCCAAAGTTACAGAATTACGGCATCATTAGTATATGGCTTTACAAAGCACAaggttatagttttacaaagaattttctcatgaagataatGCCAGATAAGAAACAAATCCAAAGGCTGAATCTTATACCTTATTGGGAGGAAAGCACCTGCTGGATGAGTCTTGTATGACTTTTGTCCAGTTTTGAGCTTAATTTTCTACATTTGTGTCTTAAAGAGAAACTGTTAGTCttttaactgttggtttgctaggaacttaaagtttttcaataaggctataatatttttaataagaaaaggtatgggtCATAAAAGGGGtcgaggaatctcagatttttatctatttgagattctgtttctcttattggcctcccacgcCCTATTACAATAATGACTACTGAATTCTTGGCTCTGCCCTCATTTAGATTGTCTTCCATTAGCCAAAGGGGGATATCAAGTCACACCATCAAAGAAAATGGGATTGTGGATCCAGGAATCAATTCCTTTTCAACTCCCTTCAAAAGATGGTGCCATCCACATGAAGTCTATGCATCACCAAACTAATATGCCCCAAATAAATCATTTTTGCTATGTTTATGATAGCACCTATTTGAAGGGACAAGAAATTCCAGAGGAGAAGCTTCTGAATTCATTTGGGACAGCATGATCCTAGTTAATcatctacaccagtgatggggaaactatTGCCCataggccagatgcagcctcctgaaattTCTATTCCAacacacattattcctaatctgacaaatacaatgagtaggatacaatacaatgaaactttgaaagagttgccatGGAAACAaacggacagatgagcatttccttgcctttggcttcctctttaaagagtttgcacATCACTGGACTAGACCCAATTCTGCCATTAATTAGAACCTTAGGCAAATTACTCCTCAAGTCTAATTTTTTCATTCACAAACTAAGCATTTTCCAGGTGAAAACAGATGGATGCCTGACTGAGTGTGGGTCTGACAAGCACCTGAACAATGGCTGGATTAGAGGCTTCAAGAGGTTGCTTCCAGCTCCAGACTCAGGAGTTTATCAGTTGACACAGACAAAGGGATAAAGAAGGCTGATTGTGAAGGTCTGTGGGTTTGAGCTGCCCCAAGACAGGGGACAAGTGAGCTCTCAAGGATAGTCTAGACCAAGAGCTCAGGAAGAGGGTCAAGACCacagcaaaggaaaggaaggctGCAAGCTATTAGGGGTCAAGGACTACAGGAATGGGATGCAGATGGCTAACTGTATCGAGTCAACACTGGCATAGCAGTAGGGAAAAAAAGGGGATTTCAGAATACAAAATTCTAGGAAACCATATTAGTGAAAACACATTCAAATGTCACAGTCTTATAAGATAGTCAACATTTATTGGTCAAAATGGAAAAGTAAATTTCTCAATTCAAAATAATCTGAATTCAAAATAATTCTTAGAAAACTAGACAACTTTGAACAACGGAATTTTCACCAATCCAAGCATTCTGCTTCTCTTTACTCTTTGATTTGGGGCTAATTGCCCCCACTGAAACATAGCACGTCAAAAGCCTTCCATCATTTGGGGTAGCACTGGGAAGGGTTCTCTCCTTGCCTCCCAGAGCTAATTAAGAAGTGGCTAGAGAGTGGAAAGCAGAGttaaatccagatttgaaatcaCATAACAGGAAATCATGTCACATAGGAATATCCCTTCAGCGTATGGTAAGTGAagcagtttccttaactgtatacATGTTGTTGAAAAAAGAATGATACAGAGACTGAGAAACTTCAGAGAATATCCTGAACTCACATCATGTAAAACGGGCAGCTACTGTCTGTTAAACAAAATTAACATCAATATCCCTGAAATGACCGACAGTATAAAAATGCTGAAAATCtttgcaaactccacttccttcttctccttctccagctccttctgctcctttttctcctcctctaccttttctttttgcttctcctcctcctccttgtagGGGATGCATTGCATCATTTTTGAGGAGAGCTTTATTTCTGGAACCACAAGGTTTTTTATTTGACTGATTTCAGTTCTGGCCCACTCTTCCTTCAGGACTGGTCCAACACGGGGACAAATCTCAAAACTTTGAACGCCGGGCAGCTCTCTTTGTTTTAGTGCCTGTACCCGCTGACGAATAGCATCTATTTTTTCAAGGAACTTAACTGGTGATTCCTCCTCTGGCAACATGGCAGTTAATCCCTTTAATTCAATTTGCTCCACTcttatttctctcattctttccatttGCGGAGTGTATTCTTCATTGAATGCCTTCCCAACATCATCCAAGGCAGATAGTAAAGCATCTTTTTTCAGTTCCAAGGTATCAATAAGCTCCTTAAAATACTGGTGGACGGTTTCTTTCTCAATTTGGATGACTTGCTCCACATGGGATTTCTGCTCCTTTAACTTTTCAAAGAGCAACCAGAAATCTTCCCATTGATCATCAGTCAATTGCTTGAAGAGATTGTCGGGCTCATCCTTTTTTTTCATGTAGGCACTGAGAAGGTCTTCAATGGGGTGCCCACGGTGCTGGCCAATGGTAAGGCAGTGGCCACACACCGGCTGGTGGTCCTGCAGGCAGTAGATGTTGAGTGGCTGGCTGGAGTGCTCAGGGCACATGATGACATCTGGGTGCTCTTCCTGCTGGTATTTTTCAATAATAGCCCTCAGGGCAAAATTCATGGGCAAAGATTCAATGCCAGAATGAGAGATTTCAATTATATTCCTGCAATTAGGGCACAGCAGTGGAATTTTTATGGCTCTCCTCACGTAGAAGTTCCCAGATGACTGAAGAACATTTTCCAGACAACTTCTGCAAAATGTATGGGAACATGGCAATACTCGAGGATCCTCAAATATGCTACAACAGATGGAACATGTTAGTTCTTCCTC harbors:
- the LOC123255458 gene encoding tripartite motif-containing protein 59-like, yielding MHDFEEELTCSICCSIFEDPRVLPCSHTFCRSCLENVLQSSGNFYVRRAIKIPLLCPNCRNIIEISHSGIESLPMNFALRAIIEKYQQEEHPDVIMCPEHSSQPLNIYCLQDHQPVCGHCLTIGQHRGHPIEDLLSAYMKKKDEPDNLFKQLTDDQWEDFWLLFEKLKEQKSHVEQVIQIEKETVHQYFKELIDTLELKKDALLSALDDVGKAFNEEYTPQMERMREIRVEQIELKGLTAMLPEEESPVKFLEKIDAIRQRVQALKQRELPGVQSFEICPRVGPVLKEEWARTEISQIKNLVVPEIKLSSKMMQCIPYKEEEEKQKEKEVEFAKIFSIFILSVISGILMLILFNRQ